The Raoultibacter phocaeensis genome includes a window with the following:
- a CDS encoding response regulator transcription factor — protein sequence MEKLLDRFTGNISPIALLVSSFYWSWFDVVPFSPALFSAAGAPADALPLALSLAVSVIVLGVLALHAPLRSRIVTAKAFALNSLVCGAGGSLLLYLGAQAASVPLLVAGSVLVGIYQGAGIVTVGGLITCEGTTNALVHIATALPFNLLAILFVMFLQPLPSVVFALSLPLASAACYAVFTARKRNRALVEALANETMQRKRAVRALNGTGLARYNPRFLAILLVVCCSFGFVNYRTVFEGGLGGSDLDYLSLGIRALVSFAVLVGYIRYSQRPYSILRYALLFMTLGLLASPSLAMLGEVETVVPECLFLAGYTCFDLVIWAIIIILSKKANLSLLKTICIVDTLDQLGIFIGTAFGITCEGSSTALVACIVLGGLLLMLMLGFTEKRDPVNDDLNALEVGFAPSAEEGKSSTAPEPSPRGSAISPNEAIEELAGRHFLTKREAEVLSYLIEGRSGPYISERLCVSENTVKSHVRHIYTKLDVHNRQELIDLVLDR from the coding sequence ATGGAGAAACTTCTCGACAGATTCACGGGCAACATATCTCCCATCGCATTGCTCGTGTCATCGTTTTACTGGTCGTGGTTCGACGTCGTTCCTTTCAGCCCCGCTCTGTTTTCGGCTGCGGGAGCTCCCGCCGACGCTTTGCCGCTTGCCCTTTCCCTGGCGGTGAGCGTGATCGTGCTCGGCGTGCTTGCGCTGCATGCCCCGTTACGCTCCCGAATCGTTACCGCCAAAGCGTTTGCACTGAATTCGCTTGTCTGCGGTGCAGGCGGATCGCTCCTTCTGTATCTCGGCGCTCAAGCGGCTTCGGTGCCGTTGCTTGTTGCGGGCAGTGTCTTGGTCGGCATCTACCAGGGAGCAGGAATTGTCACCGTCGGGGGGCTCATCACGTGCGAGGGGACCACGAACGCTCTTGTGCACATTGCAACGGCATTGCCGTTCAACCTGCTTGCGATCCTTTTCGTCATGTTCCTCCAACCGCTTCCCTCGGTGGTCTTCGCGCTTTCGCTTCCCCTCGCCTCTGCCGCCTGCTATGCGGTTTTCACCGCGCGGAAGCGCAACAGGGCGCTTGTCGAAGCGCTCGCGAATGAGACTATGCAGCGGAAACGAGCTGTACGGGCCCTAAACGGCACGGGGCTCGCGCGGTACAATCCGCGTTTCCTTGCTATCTTGCTCGTCGTGTGCTGCTCGTTCGGGTTCGTAAACTACCGAACGGTTTTCGAGGGCGGCTTAGGCGGGTCCGATCTCGACTACCTTTCCCTTGGCATACGGGCGCTTGTGAGCTTTGCTGTACTGGTAGGATACATTCGCTACTCGCAACGTCCGTATTCCATCCTGCGATACGCGCTTTTGTTCATGACGCTCGGACTTTTGGCAAGCCCCTCGCTAGCGATGCTCGGCGAAGTGGAAACCGTCGTACCAGAGTGCTTGTTTCTTGCAGGCTATACCTGCTTTGACCTTGTGATTTGGGCGATCATTATTATTCTAAGTAAAAAGGCAAATCTGTCGCTTCTCAAAACCATCTGCATTGTGGATACGCTCGACCAGTTGGGGATATTCATTGGAACCGCATTCGGCATCACCTGCGAAGGAAGCAGCACGGCGCTTGTGGCATGCATTGTGCTCGGTGGGCTGCTGCTCATGCTCATGCTGGGCTTCACCGAGAAGCGAGATCCCGTCAACGATGACCTGAATGCTCTTGAAGTCGGGTTCGCACCCTCCGCAGAAGAGGGCAAAAGCAGCACGGCGCCCGAGCCTTCGCCACGGGGATCGGCGATTTCACCGAATGAGGCGATCGAGGAATTGGCAGGCCGACACTTCCTTACGAAGCGGGAGGCGGAGGTGCTTTCGTACCTCATCGAAGGACGCAGCGGGCCCTATATTTCGGAAAGGCTGTGCGTATCCGAAAATACGGTGAAAAGCCACGTGCGCCATATCTACACCAAGCTCGACGTGCACAATCGCCAAGAGCTCATCGATCTCGTGCTCGACCGGTGA